The following nucleotide sequence is from Pseudomonas putida S13.1.2.
AAGGCGGGCGCGTCGAAATCCGTGCGCTGATCCTGCTGCCAACCCGCGAGCTGGCCCAGCAAACCTTGAAGCAGGTGGAGCTGTTCTCGCAGTTCACCTATATCAAGGCGGGCCTGGTGACCGGCGGCGAAGACTTCAAGGAACAGGCCGCCATGCTGCGCAAGGTGCCGGACGTGCTGATCGGCACCCCGGGCCGCCTGCTTGAGCAGCTCAACGCCGGCAACCTCGACCTGTCCCACGTGCAGGTGCTTATCCTCGACGAAGCCGACCGCATGCTGGACATGGGCTTTGCCGAAGACATGGAGCGCCTGTGCAAGGAGTGCGAGAACCGCGAGCAGACCCTGCTGTTCTCCGCCACCACCGGTGGCGCGGCCCTGCGCGACATCATCGGCAAGGTGCTGAAAGACCCTGAGCACCTGATGCTCAACAGCGTCTCGCAGCTGGCCGAAGGCACCCGCCAGCAGATTATCACCGCCGACCACGACCAGCACAAAGAGCACATCGCGCAGTGGCTGCTGGCCAACGAAACCTTCGACAAGGCGATCATCTTCACCAACACCCGCGCCATGGCCGACCGTATCTACGGTCACCTGGTGGCCAAGGACGTGAAGGCTTTCGTGCTGCACGGCGAGAAGGACCAGAAGGACCGCAAGCTGGCCATCGAGCGCTTCAAGCAGGGCAGCTCCAAGGTGCTGGTGGCTACCGACGTGGCGGCTCGTGGCCTGGACATCGACGGCCTGGACCTGGTGATCAACTTCGACATGCCTCGCAGCGGTGATGAGTACGTGCACCGCGTGGGCCGTACCGGCCGTGCCGGTGGCGAAGGCCTGGCGATCTCGTTGATTACCCACAACGACTGGAACCTGATGTCGAGCATCGAACGCTACCTCAAGCAGCAGTTCGAACGCCGTGTAATCAAGGAAGTGAAAGGCACCTACAGCGGTCCGAAGAAGGTCAAGGCTTCGGGCAAGGCGGTTGGCGCCAAGAAGAAGAAAGTTGATAAGAAAACCGGCGACAAGAAAGCTGCCGCCAAGCGCAAGCCCACCGCCAAACCGCGGGCTAACGCACCGCTGGCAAGCGCTGACGGCCTGGCGCCGCTGAAAAAGCGCAAGCCTGCTGCTGAATAAGTAGCTATCAAGGCCCTATCGCCGGCAAGCCAGCTCCCACAGGGAAACCACAGACGCTGAATTCAGCGGGACCTGTGGGAGCGGGCTTGCCGGCGATGGAGCCATCGAAGGCAACCGGTCAATCAGCCTTCTTCTCCGCCGTTTTCAGTTCCTTGATCCGCTGGTCTATCAGCTGGCACTTGTCGGGCAAGTCCTTGCTCGCCGTCCCTAGATCCATCCCTTGAAGCTCGTCGTTGATCTCCTTCGCCTTCTGCGGGTTCTGCTCGGTCAACTGGGTCACCAACCCGGCCAGCTCTTCTCGTTTCTGCGTGGCTTCTTCCGGTGTGCACGCCCAGGCGGGCAAAGCGCAGGACAGTGCAATGGCGCAGGTAATCGGCAGCAGCGGTTTCATCCTTTCTACCTCTAGCGGTGGCTATGCGCGGTGGAACGTTGCGGCGGCAAGCAAGTTCAACCTTGGCGACCGATGGCGCAGATGTGTTATCAGCCAGCGAGGTGAGGCCGCGCCGTCATGTCTATTCCCAATGCCTTCATCACGGTCAGAAACGACTTCAGCGTAGGGTTGCCATGTTCGCTGAATGACCTGTAAAGCTGCTCTCGGGACAGCCCAGTCTCTTTCGCCAGTTCGCTCATGCCCTTGGCGCGTGCAACCACGCCGACAGCTTTAGCGACATAGCTGGCATCGCCGGTTTCAAGTGCATCGGTCATGAACTGCGCGATTGCTTCAGGTGTAGTGAGATACGCGGCAGGATCGAATTCAGAGAAGGTTTCAGTCATTTTGCATCCTCCACG
It contains:
- a CDS encoding addiction module antidote protein; this encodes MTETFSEFDPAAYLTTPEAIAQFMTDALETGDASYVAKAVGVVARAKGMSELAKETGLSREQLYRSFSEHGNPTLKSFLTVMKALGIDMTARPHLAG
- a CDS encoding DEAD/DEAH box helicase, whose amino-acid sequence is MQLNFPHLPEVTSVFSQFALHERLLKAVAELKFVEPTPVQAAAIPLALQGRDLRVTAQTGSGKTAAFVLPLLNRLVDLKGGRVEIRALILLPTRELAQQTLKQVELFSQFTYIKAGLVTGGEDFKEQAAMLRKVPDVLIGTPGRLLEQLNAGNLDLSHVQVLILDEADRMLDMGFAEDMERLCKECENREQTLLFSATTGGAALRDIIGKVLKDPEHLMLNSVSQLAEGTRQQIITADHDQHKEHIAQWLLANETFDKAIIFTNTRAMADRIYGHLVAKDVKAFVLHGEKDQKDRKLAIERFKQGSSKVLVATDVAARGLDIDGLDLVINFDMPRSGDEYVHRVGRTGRAGGEGLAISLITHNDWNLMSSIERYLKQQFERRVIKEVKGTYSGPKKVKASGKAVGAKKKKVDKKTGDKKAAAKRKPTAKPRANAPLASADGLAPLKKRKPAAE